The genomic DNA CAAATCTTTGACCGCAAAATCACCCTAGACCAAGTGACCTATACCTCACATAACCTGAGTGTGTTCTTCTGATGAATAAGATTTTTGTTTGCCAAGTTGACGAATTGGACGAAGGCGAAGCATTGAAAGTGGATTGCGGCGTGAACGGTATCGAAGCGCTTGCAGTTTTTAACAATGGCGGTGAGTTCTTTGCAATGAACGACCGTTGTTCACACGGTAATGCTTCTATGTCGGAAGGTTATCTTGAAGATGACGGCACTGTGGAATGTCCACTGCATTCAGCACGTTTCTGTTTGAAAACTGGTCAAGCATTATGCTTACCAGCAACTGATCCAATCCAGACTTTCCCGGTGATTGTGGAAGATGGTCAGTTATTTGTAGAGATGGCAGGAGAGTAATCATGGGTTGGCTACAAGGTGAAGTTGCACTTATTACGGGTGGTGGTTCAGGCTTAGGCTGGGC from Acinetobacter sp. CS-2 includes the following:
- the hcaC gene encoding 3-phenylpropionate/cinnamic acid dioxygenase ferredoxin subunit, which gives rise to MNKIFVCQVDELDEGEALKVDCGVNGIEALAVFNNGGEFFAMNDRCSHGNASMSEGYLEDDGTVECPLHSARFCLKTGQALCLPATDPIQTFPVIVEDGQLFVEMAGE